From the Microplitis mediator isolate UGA2020A chromosome 6, iyMicMedi2.1, whole genome shotgun sequence genome, one window contains:
- the LOC130670261 gene encoding nuclear receptor subfamily 4 group A member 2 isoform X4: MIDMDRTQYDKYCIDQWQLHTPSGEDDCEKEFTGHQLPVDISSSEQNQHHQRTSLSSSTELICTDRGSVTTAITTASTTTTGTAFTVASSMLLLQTQSPFGCGSFADLLSAPYTDPTDTGSLTEELEPFPELQLGNSQSVTATQDDITQSNLHHQMQSRSLPGDLQTDSLSPTPLPSFQETYTVHQRYTRQELQSLDIKMDDECFDALQYACADTPYTAEFNAAIPYHPQQQQQQHHHHHHQQSQQHHQQHQMMHHHQQQLSHHHHHHHRQDNHHHQNIPPTLTPPPVAVPIQSVTAMAISPSPPSPSQPTPPPPPPPPPPPGYFSAITSNHGAQMQSAGNLHQRDMSGGFTNVPIPAYGQGNLMSVSPVSMTSNVTGSNVHIGSTRSRAPMLQRSDSTSSGSNQESPKSCPSTSSNVNSTPSPSASNERAPQSPSQLCAVCGDTAACQHYGVRTCEGCKGFFKRTVQKGSKYVCLAEKSCPVDKRRRNRCQFCRFQKCLMVGMVKEVVRTDSLKGRRGRLPSKPKSPQESPPSPPVTLITALVRAHVDTTPDVANLDYSQYHEPGVPAPLVTDAEKVQQFYNLLATSIDVIHNFAEKIPGFTDLLKEDQELLFQSASLELFILRLAYRTRVSDNTLTFCNGVVLSRTQCYRCFDEWLFNILKFCHVLHSVEIDVSAFACLCALTLVTDRYGLKEPQRVEDLQMRIVSSLRDHVTYNSEAQRKTQYLSHLLSKLPDLRSLAAQGLQRIFYLKVENLAPMPPLIESLFVNSIPY; this comes from the exons ATGATCGACATGGACCGTACGCAGTACGATAAATACTGTATCGATCAGT GGCAGCTTCATACGCCCAGTGGCGAAGACGATTGTGAAAAAGAATTTACCGGTCATCAATTACCGGTTGATATATCTAGTAGTGAACAAAATCAACATCATCAACGtacatcattatcatcatccaCAGAATTAATTTGCACAGATCGTGGCTCTGTTACCACTGCAATCACAACGGCTTCCACAACGACCACTGGCACTGCATTCACAGTTGCATCAAGTATGCTTCTGCTACAAACAcag AGCCCATTTGGCTGCGGCAGTTTTGCTGATTTACTCAGTGCACCTTACACTGATCCTACGGATACAGGAAGTCTTACTGAAGAATTAGAACCCTTTCCAGAGTTACAGTTAGGCAATTCTCAGTCTGTAACAGCAACACAAGACGATATCACCCAATCAAATCTACATCATCAAATGCAATCTCGATCACTACCTGGAGATCTACAAACAGATTCATTGAG cCCAACTCCACTACCCAGTTTCCAAGAGACGTACACCGTTCATCAGCGCTACACACGCCAAGAACTCCAGAGTCTGGATATCAAGATGGATGACGAGTGTTTCGATGCTCTTCAGTATGCTTGTGCAGACACTCCTTACACTGCTGAATTCAATGCTGCTATTCCCTATCATCctcaacaacagcagcaacagcatcaccatcaccatcatcaGCAATCCCAGCAACATCACCAGCAACATCAAATGATGCATCACCACCAACAGCAACTctctcatcatcatcatcaccaccATCGTCAAGACAATCATCACCACCAAAAT ATTCCGCCAACGTTGACACCACCTCCAGTAGCAGTGCCAATTCAATCAGTAACAGCGATGGCTATTTCACCATCGCCACCATCACCTTCACAACCAACTCCGCCACCTcctccaccaccaccacctccACCGGGTTATTTTTCCGCGATTACGTCAAATCACGGTGCCCAAATGCAGTCAGCTGGTAATTTACACCAGAGAGACATGTCTGGTGGGTTTACAAACGTACCTATACCTGCTTATGGGCAAGGGAATCTAATGAGTGTGTCACCGGTTTCAATGACGTCCAATGTCACTGGATCAAATGTTCACATTGGGTCAACACGCTCTCGGGCACCAATGCTACAGAGGTCAGACTCTACGAGCAGTGGTAGTAATCAAGAATCACCAAAATCATGTCCAAGCACATCCAGCAACGTTAATTCAACTCCGTCACCTAGTGCTAGTAATGAAAGAGCACCACAGAGTCCAAGTCAACTGTGTGCTGTTTGTGGTGACACTGCTGCTTGTCAGCATTACGGAGTACGTACTTGTGAAGGTTGTAAAGGATTTTTCAAGAGGACTGTTCAAAAAGGATCTAAATATGTTTGTTTAGCTGAAAAATCATGTCCTGTTGACAAACGACGTCGTAATCGATGTCAATTTTGTCGATTTCAAAAGTGCCTGATGGTCGGTATGGTCAAAGAg gttgtCAGAACAGATTCTTTGAAAGGTCGACGAGGTCGACTTCCCTCCAAGCCAAAATCTCCTCAAGAATCACCGCCCAGTCCGCCCGTTACACTGATCACTGCGTTAGTACGAGCGCACGTTGATACTACTCCTGACGTTGCTAATTTAGATTACTCACAGTACCATGAGCCAGGCGTACCAGCACCTTTGGTAACAGACGCTGAAAAAGTCCAGCAATTTTATAATCTCCTTGCGACGTCCATTGatgttattcataattttgcCGAAAAAATTCCTGGATTTACGGATCTCTTAAAAGAAGatcaa GAGTTACTCTTCCAATCAGCAAGCTTGGAACTTTTTATTCTTAGGTTGGCTTATCGCACGAGAGTCAGTGATAATACTTTAACATTTTGCAACGGTGTTGTACTATCACGAACACAATGTTACCGATGTTTCGACGAGTGGCTATTCAATATCCTTAAGTTCTGTCATGTTCTTcatagtgtagaaattgatGTCAGTGCATTCGCATGTCTCTGTGCGCTTACACTCGTTACAG ATCGATATGGTTTGAAAGAACCACAGCGAGTAGAAGATTTACAAATGAGAATAGTATCATCACTACGTGATCATGTTACCTACAATTCAGAAGCCCAGAGAAAAACTCAGTACCTGTCACATTTATTAAGTAAACTCCCCGACTTAAGGAGTCTTGCTGCACAAGGTCTTCAGCGAATTTTTTACCTCAAGGTGGAAAATCTTGCACCGATGCCACCTCTTATTGAATCTTTATTTGTTAATAGCATTCcctattaa
- the LOC130670261 gene encoding nuclear receptor subfamily 4 group A member 2 isoform X3 yields the protein MRVPRSELWNERLVPPECLELAVNERVFNAIWRESGTPSSATVAGQLHTPSGEDDCEKEFTGHQLPVDISSSEQNQHHQRTSLSSSTELICTDRGSVTTAITTASTTTTGTAFTVASSMLLLQTQSPFGCGSFADLLSAPYTDPTDTGSLTEELEPFPELQLGNSQSVTATQDDITQSNLHHQMQSRSLPGDLQTDSLSPTPLPSFQETYTVHQRYTRQELQSLDIKMDDECFDALQYACADTPYTAEFNAAIPYHPQQQQQQHHHHHHQQSQQHHQQHQMMHHHQQQLSHHHHHHHRQDNHHHQNIPPTLTPPPVAVPIQSVTAMAISPSPPSPSQPTPPPPPPPPPPPGYFSAITSNHGAQMQSAGNLHQRDMSGGFTNVPIPAYGQGNLMSVSPVSMTSNVTGSNVHIGSTRSRAPMLQRSDSTSSGSNQESPKSCPSTSSNVNSTPSPSASNERAPQSPSQLCAVCGDTAACQHYGVRTCEGCKGFFKRTVQKGSKYVCLAEKSCPVDKRRRNRCQFCRFQKCLMVGMVKEVVRTDSLKGRRGRLPSKPKSPQESPPSPPVTLITALVRAHVDTTPDVANLDYSQYHEPGVPAPLVTDAEKVQQFYNLLATSIDVIHNFAEKIPGFTDLLKEDQELLFQSASLELFILRLAYRTRVSDNTLTFCNGVVLSRTQCYRCFDEWLFNILKFCHVLHSVEIDVSAFACLCALTLVTDRYGLKEPQRVEDLQMRIVSSLRDHVTYNSEAQRKTQYLSHLLSKLPDLRSLAAQGLQRIFYLKVENLAPMPPLIESLFVNSIPY from the exons GGCAGCTTCATACGCCCAGTGGCGAAGACGATTGTGAAAAAGAATTTACCGGTCATCAATTACCGGTTGATATATCTAGTAGTGAACAAAATCAACATCATCAACGtacatcattatcatcatccaCAGAATTAATTTGCACAGATCGTGGCTCTGTTACCACTGCAATCACAACGGCTTCCACAACGACCACTGGCACTGCATTCACAGTTGCATCAAGTATGCTTCTGCTACAAACAcag AGCCCATTTGGCTGCGGCAGTTTTGCTGATTTACTCAGTGCACCTTACACTGATCCTACGGATACAGGAAGTCTTACTGAAGAATTAGAACCCTTTCCAGAGTTACAGTTAGGCAATTCTCAGTCTGTAACAGCAACACAAGACGATATCACCCAATCAAATCTACATCATCAAATGCAATCTCGATCACTACCTGGAGATCTACAAACAGATTCATTGAG cCCAACTCCACTACCCAGTTTCCAAGAGACGTACACCGTTCATCAGCGCTACACACGCCAAGAACTCCAGAGTCTGGATATCAAGATGGATGACGAGTGTTTCGATGCTCTTCAGTATGCTTGTGCAGACACTCCTTACACTGCTGAATTCAATGCTGCTATTCCCTATCATCctcaacaacagcagcaacagcatcaccatcaccatcatcaGCAATCCCAGCAACATCACCAGCAACATCAAATGATGCATCACCACCAACAGCAACTctctcatcatcatcatcaccaccATCGTCAAGACAATCATCACCACCAAAAT ATTCCGCCAACGTTGACACCACCTCCAGTAGCAGTGCCAATTCAATCAGTAACAGCGATGGCTATTTCACCATCGCCACCATCACCTTCACAACCAACTCCGCCACCTcctccaccaccaccacctccACCGGGTTATTTTTCCGCGATTACGTCAAATCACGGTGCCCAAATGCAGTCAGCTGGTAATTTACACCAGAGAGACATGTCTGGTGGGTTTACAAACGTACCTATACCTGCTTATGGGCAAGGGAATCTAATGAGTGTGTCACCGGTTTCAATGACGTCCAATGTCACTGGATCAAATGTTCACATTGGGTCAACACGCTCTCGGGCACCAATGCTACAGAGGTCAGACTCTACGAGCAGTGGTAGTAATCAAGAATCACCAAAATCATGTCCAAGCACATCCAGCAACGTTAATTCAACTCCGTCACCTAGTGCTAGTAATGAAAGAGCACCACAGAGTCCAAGTCAACTGTGTGCTGTTTGTGGTGACACTGCTGCTTGTCAGCATTACGGAGTACGTACTTGTGAAGGTTGTAAAGGATTTTTCAAGAGGACTGTTCAAAAAGGATCTAAATATGTTTGTTTAGCTGAAAAATCATGTCCTGTTGACAAACGACGTCGTAATCGATGTCAATTTTGTCGATTTCAAAAGTGCCTGATGGTCGGTATGGTCAAAGAg gttgtCAGAACAGATTCTTTGAAAGGTCGACGAGGTCGACTTCCCTCCAAGCCAAAATCTCCTCAAGAATCACCGCCCAGTCCGCCCGTTACACTGATCACTGCGTTAGTACGAGCGCACGTTGATACTACTCCTGACGTTGCTAATTTAGATTACTCACAGTACCATGAGCCAGGCGTACCAGCACCTTTGGTAACAGACGCTGAAAAAGTCCAGCAATTTTATAATCTCCTTGCGACGTCCATTGatgttattcataattttgcCGAAAAAATTCCTGGATTTACGGATCTCTTAAAAGAAGatcaa GAGTTACTCTTCCAATCAGCAAGCTTGGAACTTTTTATTCTTAGGTTGGCTTATCGCACGAGAGTCAGTGATAATACTTTAACATTTTGCAACGGTGTTGTACTATCACGAACACAATGTTACCGATGTTTCGACGAGTGGCTATTCAATATCCTTAAGTTCTGTCATGTTCTTcatagtgtagaaattgatGTCAGTGCATTCGCATGTCTCTGTGCGCTTACACTCGTTACAG ATCGATATGGTTTGAAAGAACCACAGCGAGTAGAAGATTTACAAATGAGAATAGTATCATCACTACGTGATCATGTTACCTACAATTCAGAAGCCCAGAGAAAAACTCAGTACCTGTCACATTTATTAAGTAAACTCCCCGACTTAAGGAGTCTTGCTGCACAAGGTCTTCAGCGAATTTTTTACCTCAAGGTGGAAAATCTTGCACCGATGCCACCTCTTATTGAATCTTTATTTGTTAATAGCATTCcctattaa
- the LOC130670261 gene encoding probable nuclear hormone receptor HR38 isoform X6 has product MLLLQTQSPFGCGSFADLLSAPYTDPTDTGSLTEELEPFPELQLGNSQSVTATQDDITQSNLHHQMQSRSLPGDLQTDSLSPTPLPSFQETYTVHQRYTRQELQSLDIKMDDECFDALQYACADTPYTAEFNAAIPYHPQQQQQQHHHHHHQQSQQHHQQHQMMHHHQQQLSHHHHHHHRQDNHHHQNIPPTLTPPPVAVPIQSVTAMAISPSPPSPSQPTPPPPPPPPPPPGYFSAITSNHGAQMQSAGNLHQRDMSGGFTNVPIPAYGQGNLMSVSPVSMTSNVTGSNVHIGSTRSRAPMLQRSDSTSSGSNQESPKSCPSTSSNVNSTPSPSASNERAPQSPSQLCAVCGDTAACQHYGVRTCEGCKGFFKRTVQKGSKYVCLAEKSCPVDKRRRNRCQFCRFQKCLMVGMVKEVVRTDSLKGRRGRLPSKPKSPQESPPSPPVTLITALVRAHVDTTPDVANLDYSQYHEPGVPAPLVTDAEKVQQFYNLLATSIDVIHNFAEKIPGFTDLLKEDQELLFQSASLELFILRLAYRTRVSDNTLTFCNGVVLSRTQCYRCFDEWLFNILKFCHVLHSVEIDVSAFACLCALTLVTDRYGLKEPQRVEDLQMRIVSSLRDHVTYNSEAQRKTQYLSHLLSKLPDLRSLAAQGLQRIFYLKVENLAPMPPLIESLFVNSIPY; this is encoded by the exons ATGCTTCTGCTACAAACAcag AGCCCATTTGGCTGCGGCAGTTTTGCTGATTTACTCAGTGCACCTTACACTGATCCTACGGATACAGGAAGTCTTACTGAAGAATTAGAACCCTTTCCAGAGTTACAGTTAGGCAATTCTCAGTCTGTAACAGCAACACAAGACGATATCACCCAATCAAATCTACATCATCAAATGCAATCTCGATCACTACCTGGAGATCTACAAACAGATTCATTGAG cCCAACTCCACTACCCAGTTTCCAAGAGACGTACACCGTTCATCAGCGCTACACACGCCAAGAACTCCAGAGTCTGGATATCAAGATGGATGACGAGTGTTTCGATGCTCTTCAGTATGCTTGTGCAGACACTCCTTACACTGCTGAATTCAATGCTGCTATTCCCTATCATCctcaacaacagcagcaacagcatcaccatcaccatcatcaGCAATCCCAGCAACATCACCAGCAACATCAAATGATGCATCACCACCAACAGCAACTctctcatcatcatcatcaccaccATCGTCAAGACAATCATCACCACCAAAAT ATTCCGCCAACGTTGACACCACCTCCAGTAGCAGTGCCAATTCAATCAGTAACAGCGATGGCTATTTCACCATCGCCACCATCACCTTCACAACCAACTCCGCCACCTcctccaccaccaccacctccACCGGGTTATTTTTCCGCGATTACGTCAAATCACGGTGCCCAAATGCAGTCAGCTGGTAATTTACACCAGAGAGACATGTCTGGTGGGTTTACAAACGTACCTATACCTGCTTATGGGCAAGGGAATCTAATGAGTGTGTCACCGGTTTCAATGACGTCCAATGTCACTGGATCAAATGTTCACATTGGGTCAACACGCTCTCGGGCACCAATGCTACAGAGGTCAGACTCTACGAGCAGTGGTAGTAATCAAGAATCACCAAAATCATGTCCAAGCACATCCAGCAACGTTAATTCAACTCCGTCACCTAGTGCTAGTAATGAAAGAGCACCACAGAGTCCAAGTCAACTGTGTGCTGTTTGTGGTGACACTGCTGCTTGTCAGCATTACGGAGTACGTACTTGTGAAGGTTGTAAAGGATTTTTCAAGAGGACTGTTCAAAAAGGATCTAAATATGTTTGTTTAGCTGAAAAATCATGTCCTGTTGACAAACGACGTCGTAATCGATGTCAATTTTGTCGATTTCAAAAGTGCCTGATGGTCGGTATGGTCAAAGAg gttgtCAGAACAGATTCTTTGAAAGGTCGACGAGGTCGACTTCCCTCCAAGCCAAAATCTCCTCAAGAATCACCGCCCAGTCCGCCCGTTACACTGATCACTGCGTTAGTACGAGCGCACGTTGATACTACTCCTGACGTTGCTAATTTAGATTACTCACAGTACCATGAGCCAGGCGTACCAGCACCTTTGGTAACAGACGCTGAAAAAGTCCAGCAATTTTATAATCTCCTTGCGACGTCCATTGatgttattcataattttgcCGAAAAAATTCCTGGATTTACGGATCTCTTAAAAGAAGatcaa GAGTTACTCTTCCAATCAGCAAGCTTGGAACTTTTTATTCTTAGGTTGGCTTATCGCACGAGAGTCAGTGATAATACTTTAACATTTTGCAACGGTGTTGTACTATCACGAACACAATGTTACCGATGTTTCGACGAGTGGCTATTCAATATCCTTAAGTTCTGTCATGTTCTTcatagtgtagaaattgatGTCAGTGCATTCGCATGTCTCTGTGCGCTTACACTCGTTACAG ATCGATATGGTTTGAAAGAACCACAGCGAGTAGAAGATTTACAAATGAGAATAGTATCATCACTACGTGATCATGTTACCTACAATTCAGAAGCCCAGAGAAAAACTCAGTACCTGTCACATTTATTAAGTAAACTCCCCGACTTAAGGAGTCTTGCTGCACAAGGTCTTCAGCGAATTTTTTACCTCAAGGTGGAAAATCTTGCACCGATGCCACCTCTTATTGAATCTTTATTTGTTAATAGCATTCcctattaa
- the LOC130670261 gene encoding probable nuclear hormone receptor HR38 isoform X5, producing the protein MPFGGNREHHHRRLWQSPFGCGSFADLLSAPYTDPTDTGSLTEELEPFPELQLGNSQSVTATQDDITQSNLHHQMQSRSLPGDLQTDSLSPTPLPSFQETYTVHQRYTRQELQSLDIKMDDECFDALQYACADTPYTAEFNAAIPYHPQQQQQQHHHHHHQQSQQHHQQHQMMHHHQQQLSHHHHHHHRQDNHHHQNIPPTLTPPPVAVPIQSVTAMAISPSPPSPSQPTPPPPPPPPPPPGYFSAITSNHGAQMQSAGNLHQRDMSGGFTNVPIPAYGQGNLMSVSPVSMTSNVTGSNVHIGSTRSRAPMLQRSDSTSSGSNQESPKSCPSTSSNVNSTPSPSASNERAPQSPSQLCAVCGDTAACQHYGVRTCEGCKGFFKRTVQKGSKYVCLAEKSCPVDKRRRNRCQFCRFQKCLMVGMVKEVVRTDSLKGRRGRLPSKPKSPQESPPSPPVTLITALVRAHVDTTPDVANLDYSQYHEPGVPAPLVTDAEKVQQFYNLLATSIDVIHNFAEKIPGFTDLLKEDQELLFQSASLELFILRLAYRTRVSDNTLTFCNGVVLSRTQCYRCFDEWLFNILKFCHVLHSVEIDVSAFACLCALTLVTDRYGLKEPQRVEDLQMRIVSSLRDHVTYNSEAQRKTQYLSHLLSKLPDLRSLAAQGLQRIFYLKVENLAPMPPLIESLFVNSIPY; encoded by the exons AGCCCATTTGGCTGCGGCAGTTTTGCTGATTTACTCAGTGCACCTTACACTGATCCTACGGATACAGGAAGTCTTACTGAAGAATTAGAACCCTTTCCAGAGTTACAGTTAGGCAATTCTCAGTCTGTAACAGCAACACAAGACGATATCACCCAATCAAATCTACATCATCAAATGCAATCTCGATCACTACCTGGAGATCTACAAACAGATTCATTGAG cCCAACTCCACTACCCAGTTTCCAAGAGACGTACACCGTTCATCAGCGCTACACACGCCAAGAACTCCAGAGTCTGGATATCAAGATGGATGACGAGTGTTTCGATGCTCTTCAGTATGCTTGTGCAGACACTCCTTACACTGCTGAATTCAATGCTGCTATTCCCTATCATCctcaacaacagcagcaacagcatcaccatcaccatcatcaGCAATCCCAGCAACATCACCAGCAACATCAAATGATGCATCACCACCAACAGCAACTctctcatcatcatcatcaccaccATCGTCAAGACAATCATCACCACCAAAAT ATTCCGCCAACGTTGACACCACCTCCAGTAGCAGTGCCAATTCAATCAGTAACAGCGATGGCTATTTCACCATCGCCACCATCACCTTCACAACCAACTCCGCCACCTcctccaccaccaccacctccACCGGGTTATTTTTCCGCGATTACGTCAAATCACGGTGCCCAAATGCAGTCAGCTGGTAATTTACACCAGAGAGACATGTCTGGTGGGTTTACAAACGTACCTATACCTGCTTATGGGCAAGGGAATCTAATGAGTGTGTCACCGGTTTCAATGACGTCCAATGTCACTGGATCAAATGTTCACATTGGGTCAACACGCTCTCGGGCACCAATGCTACAGAGGTCAGACTCTACGAGCAGTGGTAGTAATCAAGAATCACCAAAATCATGTCCAAGCACATCCAGCAACGTTAATTCAACTCCGTCACCTAGTGCTAGTAATGAAAGAGCACCACAGAGTCCAAGTCAACTGTGTGCTGTTTGTGGTGACACTGCTGCTTGTCAGCATTACGGAGTACGTACTTGTGAAGGTTGTAAAGGATTTTTCAAGAGGACTGTTCAAAAAGGATCTAAATATGTTTGTTTAGCTGAAAAATCATGTCCTGTTGACAAACGACGTCGTAATCGATGTCAATTTTGTCGATTTCAAAAGTGCCTGATGGTCGGTATGGTCAAAGAg gttgtCAGAACAGATTCTTTGAAAGGTCGACGAGGTCGACTTCCCTCCAAGCCAAAATCTCCTCAAGAATCACCGCCCAGTCCGCCCGTTACACTGATCACTGCGTTAGTACGAGCGCACGTTGATACTACTCCTGACGTTGCTAATTTAGATTACTCACAGTACCATGAGCCAGGCGTACCAGCACCTTTGGTAACAGACGCTGAAAAAGTCCAGCAATTTTATAATCTCCTTGCGACGTCCATTGatgttattcataattttgcCGAAAAAATTCCTGGATTTACGGATCTCTTAAAAGAAGatcaa GAGTTACTCTTCCAATCAGCAAGCTTGGAACTTTTTATTCTTAGGTTGGCTTATCGCACGAGAGTCAGTGATAATACTTTAACATTTTGCAACGGTGTTGTACTATCACGAACACAATGTTACCGATGTTTCGACGAGTGGCTATTCAATATCCTTAAGTTCTGTCATGTTCTTcatagtgtagaaattgatGTCAGTGCATTCGCATGTCTCTGTGCGCTTACACTCGTTACAG ATCGATATGGTTTGAAAGAACCACAGCGAGTAGAAGATTTACAAATGAGAATAGTATCATCACTACGTGATCATGTTACCTACAATTCAGAAGCCCAGAGAAAAACTCAGTACCTGTCACATTTATTAAGTAAACTCCCCGACTTAAGGAGTCTTGCTGCACAAGGTCTTCAGCGAATTTTTTACCTCAAGGTGGAAAATCTTGCACCGATGCCACCTCTTATTGAATCTTTATTTGTTAATAGCATTCcctattaa